One Rissa tridactyla isolate bRisTri1 chromosome 1, bRisTri1.patW.cur.20221130, whole genome shotgun sequence DNA segment encodes these proteins:
- the BHLHE41 gene encoding class E basic helix-loop-helix protein 41, with translation MDEGISRLPERQLLEHRDFIGLDYPSLYMCKPKRGVKRDESKETYKLPHRLIEKKRRDRINECIAQLKDLLPEHLKLTTLGHLEKAVVLELTLKHLKALTALTEQQHQKIIALQNGERSMKSPVQADLDAFHSGFQTCAKEVLQYLSRFESWTPREQRCAQLLGHLHSISSQFLPGPQLLSPPPGPLSKGSSSSSSPPAPPCAPGHKPEGQANCVPVIQRTHAAELSAETDTDTDSGYGGEGEARPERGPAAAAGSALPALSIKQEPSADEAPPAPKRLKLDRGGSPLPGPPGLATRGAEAAAAAAAAAAAALVRPDAALLGSLMALGAGGGGGAPFGQPAAAAPFCLPFYFISPSAAAAYMQPFLDKGSLEKYLYPAAPIPLLYPGIPAQAAAAAAAAAASFPCLSSVLGPAEKAAAVAAAGLPPAPHLPHPFASAGLAAASAEPGEEAEPAAAEEPGAEGP, from the exons ATGGATGAAGGAATCTCCCGCTTGCCGgagaggcagctgctggagcatAGGGATTTTATAGG gctggactACCCTTCCCTGTATATGTGTAAACCCAAAAGAGGCGTAAAGAGGGACGAGAGCAAG GAAACGTACAAACTGCCACATAGACTGATAGAAAAGAAGAGACGAGACAGGATTAACGAATGCATCGCCCAGTTGAAGGATTTACTCCCCGAGCATCTGAAATTGACG ACGCTGGGACACCTAGAGAAAGCGGTGGTGCTGGAATTGACTTTGAAACACTTGAAAGCGCTAACAGCCTTAACGGAGCAGCAGCACCAGAAGATCATTGCTTTGCAGAACG GGGAGCGGTCCATGAAGTCTCCAGTGCAGGCCGACCTGGACGCCTTCCACTCGGGCTTTCAGACGTGCGCCAAGGAAGTGCTGCAGTACCTCTCCCGCTTCGAGAGTTGGACCCCCCGCGAGCAGCGATGCGCCCAGCTCCTCGGCCACCTGCACTCCATCTCCTCGCAGTTCCTCCCCggcccccagctcctctccccgccgccgggccccctCAGCAAGggatcctcctcctcttcctccccgccCGCGCCCCCCTGCGCGCCGGGCCACAAGCCGGAGGGCCAGGCTAACTGCGTGCCCGTCATCCAGCGGACTCACGCCGCCGAGCTCAGCGCCGAGACCGACACGGACACGGACAGCGGTTACGGCGGGGAGGGCGAGGCGCGTCCCgagcgcggccccgcggcggcggccgggagcgcGCTGCCCGCCCTGTCCATCAAGCAGGAACCGTCGGCGGACGAGGCGCCCCCCGCGCCCAAGCGGCTGAAGCTGGACCGCGGcggcagccccctgcccggcCCGCCGGGGCTGGCGACGCGGGGCGCcgaggcggcagcggcggcagcggcggcggcggcggccgcacTGGTGAGACCCGACGCCGCCCTGCTGGGCTCGCTGATGGCCctgggggcgggcggcggcggcggggccccctTTGGacagccggcggcggcggccccttTCTGCCTGCCCTTCTACTTTATCTCCccttccgccgccgccgcctaCATGCAGCCCTTCCTGGATAAAGGCAGCCTGGAGAAGTATCTCTACCCCGCCGCCCCTATCCCTCTCCTCTACCCGGGCATCCCGGCCCAGGCGGCCGCTgctgcggccgccgccgccgcctccttcccctgcctaTCCTCCGTGCTCGGCCCCGCCGAGAAAGCGGCCGCCGTCGCCGCTGCCGGGCTGCCCCCAGCGCCCCACCTCCCGCACCCCTTCGCCTCCGCCGGGctggccgccgcctccgccgAACCGGGCGAGGAGGCCGAACCCGCAGCCGCCGAGGAGCCCGGCGCCGAGGGCCCGTga